From one Pseudanabaena sp. FACHB-2040 genomic stretch:
- the rph gene encoding ribonuclease PH: MAWQRPDGRRPDQLRPVSFERQFTRFSAGSVLARCGDTQVLCTVSVQRGVPRFLEGTGKGWLTAEYRMLPGATPQRQQRELLKLSGRTQEIQRLIGRSLRSTLDFEALGERTLTVDTDVLQADAGTRTTAITGGYVALRDAIASLLQSGELETSPLIHQVAAVSVGLLEGEAFLDLKYEEDVAAAVDFNAVLDENLDIIELQGTAEEGSFSRKQMDQILDLAESGIKDLLEAQRQVFEG, from the coding sequence ATGGCTTGGCAGCGTCCAGATGGGCGGCGACCTGATCAGCTGCGTCCTGTGAGCTTTGAACGGCAGTTTACCCGGTTTTCGGCGGGGTCGGTGTTGGCTAGATGTGGCGATACTCAGGTGCTGTGTACGGTGTCGGTGCAGCGTGGAGTGCCCCGGTTTTTAGAGGGGACAGGCAAGGGCTGGCTGACAGCAGAGTATCGAATGCTGCCTGGAGCCACCCCCCAACGGCAGCAGCGGGAGCTTTTGAAGCTGTCGGGCCGCACTCAGGAGATTCAGCGATTGATTGGCCGCAGTCTGCGTTCAACCCTCGATTTTGAGGCATTGGGCGAACGGACATTGACGGTAGATACTGATGTGCTCCAGGCCGATGCGGGCACGAGAACCACGGCCATTACCGGAGGGTATGTGGCGCTGAGAGATGCGATCGCATCTCTCCTCCAATCAGGTGAACTAGAAACTTCCCCGCTGATTCATCAGGTCGCTGCCGTCTCAGTCGGTCTGCTCGAAGGTGAGGCATTCCTCGATCTCAAGTACGAGGAAGATGTCGCTGCCGCCGTTGACTTCAATGCGGTATTAGACGAAAACCTCGACATTATCGAGCTGCAGGGCACTGCGGAAGAGGGCAGCTTTAGCCGCAAGCAAATGGATCAAATCTTGGATTTGGCTGAAAGCGGCATCAAAGATCTGCTGGAGGCGCAGAGACAAGTGTTTGAGGGGTAG
- the bchB gene encoding ferredoxin:protochlorophyllide reductase (ATP-dependent) subunit B, translated as MKLAYWMYAGPAHIGTLRIATSFKNVHAIMHAPLGDDYFNVMRSMLERERDFTPVTTSVVDRNVLARGSQEKVVDNIVRKDKEESPDLIVLTPTCTSSILQEDLENFVERAQIDSRGDVLLADVNHYRVNELQAADRTLQQIVQYYLAKAEKKGDRPQGKTEKPSVNIIGLTTLGFHNNHDGTELKRLMADLGIEINEVIPDHASVHNLKNLTRAWFNLVPYREVGMMTAEYLQEAYGMPYVDIVPMGIVETARCIRKIQAVLNEQGAGVDYDGFIDEQTRFVSQAAWFSRSIDCQNLTGKKAVVFGDNTHAAAMTKILAREMGIHVVLAGTYCKYDADWFQEQVGEYCDEVLVSDDNGAIGDAIARLEPAAIFGTQMERHVGKRLNIPCGVIAAPIHIQNFPVGYRPFLGYEGANQIVDLVYNSFTLGMEDHLLEFFGGHDTKEVITKTVSAGSDMGWTRDGLAELNKIPGFVRGKVKRNTEKFARDRNISEINAEVLYAAKEAVGA; from the coding sequence ATGAAACTGGCCTACTGGATGTATGCAGGCCCGGCGCATATTGGCACTCTACGGATTGCTACGTCCTTCAAGAACGTGCACGCAATTATGCATGCGCCGTTGGGGGATGACTATTTTAATGTGATGCGTTCCATGCTGGAGCGGGAGCGGGACTTTACACCTGTGACCACTAGCGTTGTCGATCGCAACGTTTTGGCGCGAGGTTCGCAGGAAAAGGTCGTTGACAATATTGTTCGAAAGGATAAGGAAGAGTCGCCTGATCTGATTGTGCTGACGCCGACCTGTACTTCTAGCATTCTGCAGGAAGACCTGGAAAACTTTGTCGAGCGGGCTCAAATCGATTCGCGCGGCGATGTGCTGCTGGCGGATGTCAACCACTACCGTGTCAATGAGCTGCAGGCAGCCGATCGAACGCTACAGCAGATTGTTCAGTATTATCTGGCCAAAGCCGAGAAAAAGGGCGATAGGCCCCAGGGCAAAACTGAAAAGCCCTCGGTCAACATTATCGGTCTGACTACACTGGGCTTTCACAACAATCACGACGGCACTGAGCTGAAGCGGCTCATGGCGGATCTGGGGATTGAAATCAACGAAGTGATTCCCGATCATGCCTCAGTGCACAATCTTAAGAACCTGACCCGCGCTTGGTTTAACCTGGTGCCGTACCGGGAAGTCGGCATGATGACTGCCGAGTATCTGCAGGAGGCGTATGGCATGCCTTATGTGGATATTGTGCCGATGGGCATTGTAGAGACGGCGCGCTGCATTCGCAAGATTCAGGCTGTCCTCAATGAGCAGGGAGCAGGCGTTGACTACGACGGCTTTATCGATGAGCAGACTCGCTTTGTCTCGCAGGCGGCCTGGTTTTCTCGCTCGATTGACTGCCAAAACCTGACGGGCAAAAAAGCGGTCGTGTTTGGCGACAACACCCATGCTGCCGCCATGACCAAGATTCTGGCGCGGGAAATGGGCATTCATGTAGTGCTGGCAGGCACCTACTGCAAGTACGATGCTGACTGGTTCCAGGAGCAGGTGGGCGAGTACTGCGATGAGGTGCTGGTGAGCGATGACAACGGGGCGATTGGCGATGCGATCGCACGTCTCGAACCTGCTGCCATCTTCGGCACCCAGATGGAGCGTCACGTTGGCAAGCGCCTGAACATCCCCTGCGGCGTCATTGCTGCACCGATTCACATTCAAAACTTCCCGGTGGGCTATCGGCCTTTCCTGGGTTATGAAGGAGCCAACCAGATCGTCGATCTGGTCTACAACTCTTTCACCCTAGGCATGGAAGATCACCTATTAGAGTTCTTTGGCGGCCACGACACCAAGGAAGTGATTACCAAGACCGTCTCTGCCGGATCTGACATGGGCTGGACTCGCGACGGCCTAGCCGAACTCAACAAGATCCCTGGCTTTGTACGCGGCAAGGTGAAGCGTAATACGGAGAAGTTTGCGCGCGATCGCAACATCTCCGAGATCAACGCTGAAGTGCTCTATGCGGCGAAGGAAGCCGTCGGGGCATAA